In Halomicrobium zhouii, the sequence CTGCGCCGAACTCGTAAGACTCGTCGTCGGTCGGAGAGATCCGTGTGCGGCGGTGCCATCCGTTACCGTCGCGTTCGAAGACGTAGACGGCACCGGCGTCGCCGGTCGCCGGTGCGCCCACGTAGGCCGTCGTCCCCGACAGCGCCATCGACGTCGGGTAGTAGGCGAACCGATCCTCCTCGCTGGGCGCCAGGACCGCCGTCTGGTGCCAGCCGTCGTCGCCGGTCTCGAACACGTGGATCCGTTCGCCGTCGACGTCCACGAGCGCGACGTCATCGGACAGGACGACAGAGGTCCCGAAGAACATCTCGTCTTCGCCACCCGTCGGGGTCAACGCCGATCGCTCGCCAACCGCCGTCACGGTCGACGGCGGTTCTTCGGTGGATGCGGGCGTCGACGTCTGGGTCGCCGACTCGGTCGGTTGCGACGTCGTTGCCGGTGCGAGGGTGGTGTTCGGCGTCGTGGTCGGCGTCCGTGACCCGTCGTCTGGCGTCGATCCTTCGCCGGGCAACGAAATCCGGCTACACCCCGCAAGCGTCGCGGACGCCGCCAGTCCGAGGGAACGGAGGAAGGCGCGTCTGGAGACCATGTGGTCACGGTGAAAGGGTAGCTACCAATAAATTACGGACACTTCGTCTCCGATACCTACTCGGACGGCGTCTGCTCTCGCCCGCTGACCAGCACCGCCTTCTCCGTCCCCAGGATGACGCTCTGGGTGACGCTGCCGAACAGCACCTTGCCCGCCGGCGTCCGTTTCCGTCCCGCCAGACAGATGAGGTCCACGTCGGCCTCGTCGGCGTAGTCGAGAATCTCCGCGGCCGGGTCGCCGCTCTGTTCTGCCAGATCCACCTCGATGCCAGCTTCCGCCATGCGTTCCTGTGCCTCGCGGACGGAGCCGACCTGGTTGACGGAGGCACCCTCCTCGTTGTTCGTGAACACGTGGAGCAGGGTCACGTGGACCTCTTCGGCCGAATGTGGTAGTTCGCTCACGGTCTCGGCCTGTGAGAGCGCGCGCGGTTCGTCACGATCCACCGGAACGAGGATCTCGTACATACGGCCACCTTTCGTGGCCTGTACCAAAAGCGTGTGCCTCGTTGTCGTCACTGAAACACGGTCGGGAGTGAGGGTGGAGGACGGGGACCACCGGGGGGCGAGGAGCGACGGGAAGGACGAGGAGCGACGGGAAGGACGAGGAGCGACGCCAGGTCAGTTCGTGCTGACGATCTTGATCACGTCGCCCTCTCCGAGTTCGGTATCGTCGGAGATGCGGCGCTTCTCGCGGGCGTCGACGGCGTGGAGATACCCCTCGCCGATGTCGGAGTGGACGGCGTAGGCCAGGTCCTTCGGCGTCGAGCCCTCGGGCAGCAGGAACGCGTCGGGGAGGACGGTGCCGGTGCCGTCGGTCCACTTGCTCTCGTTCTGGACGGGGAACGCGGTGAAGTGGTCGAGCAGCCCGTAGACGGCCTCGTCGAGGGCCTGCTGGACGCCTGTACCGCCCCACTCCTCCATGACGTCGCGGATGCGTTCGAGGCCCTCGCGCTGGTCGTCGCTGACGTCACCCGTTATCTCGAAGTCCGGGTCGCCGGGGTCGTACTCGACGATGCCGGCGTCGGCCGCCCGCCGGAGCCCCAGTTCGCCGTCGGCGGTGGCCGGAATCGCGTACTCCGCGGCCTCCTGTAGTCGCTCCACGGTCCCCTCCGGCGCGATATCGGCCTTGTTGGCCACGACGACGATGGGTTTCGTCCGCTGGCGGATCTCCCGGGCCAGCGCCTCGCGGTGCTCGTCCTCCCAGGCGATCGGGTCGGCGGGGTAGTCGATGTCGCGCAGGGTGCGCGCCACGTCGGCCTCCGTCGCCCCGACACCGGTGAGCATGTCCGTCAGTTCCTCGTCGAGGTCGAAGTCCGGCGAGCGCGAGGCCCGTTCGACGCCCTCCCAGTTGCGCTCGACGATGCTCGCGAGCCAGAGGTCCATCTCCTCCTCGACGAAGTCGACGTCTTCGACGGGGTCGTGGCTCCCGATTTCGACGGGCTCGCCCTCCTCGTTCGTCCCGCCGGAGGCGTCGACGACGTTGAGGATGACGTCGGCGTTGGTGAGTTCGTCGAGGAACTGGTTGCCCAGCCCACGACCCTCGTGGGCGCCCGGGACAAGGCCGGCGACGTCGAGCAGTTCGACCGGGACGTAGCGCTTGCCGTCCCGGCAATTCTCCCCGCCGCAGCGCTCCTCACGGTCCAGGCAGGGGCAGTCGGTGCGGACGTAGCTCACGCCGCGGTTCGGGTCGATGGTCGTGAACGGGTAGTTCCCGACGTCGACGTCGGACTCCGTGGCCGCCCTGTAGAAGGTAGACTTGCCGGCGTTGGGTTTCCCCGCCAGCGCGATAGAGAGCATGTCACTACGTACCGGTGACGCCGAAAAGGGGGTTTCGGTTCACTCACCCGCTGAGCCGACGGTGAGTCCGACGGCAGAGTCTTTATTATCGAATGCCTGCCATCTGGGTCCATGTCTCTCCGTCGAAGCGTCGCCCCCTCCCTTCGTGCGACCCATCCCGCCCTGTTCCTGGTCGGCTTCGCCGTGGTCGCCCTCCAGAGCGCGCTCTCGTTCGCGCTCGCCGCAGTCGAGGCGCCCCTCTCACCGGTGTACAGTCCCCT encodes:
- a CDS encoding universal stress protein, encoding MYEILVPVDRDEPRALSQAETVSELPHSAEEVHVTLLHVFTNNEEGASVNQVGSVREAQERMAEAGIEVDLAEQSGDPAAEILDYADEADVDLICLAGRKRTPAGKVLFGSVTQSVILGTEKAVLVSGREQTPSE
- a CDS encoding redox-regulated ATPase YchF, with translation MLSIALAGKPNAGKSTFYRAATESDVDVGNYPFTTIDPNRGVSYVRTDCPCLDREERCGGENCRDGKRYVPVELLDVAGLVPGAHEGRGLGNQFLDELTNADVILNVVDASGGTNEEGEPVEIGSHDPVEDVDFVEEEMDLWLASIVERNWEGVERASRSPDFDLDEELTDMLTGVGATEADVARTLRDIDYPADPIAWEDEHREALAREIRQRTKPIVVVANKADIAPEGTVERLQEAAEYAIPATADGELGLRRAADAGIVEYDPGDPDFEITGDVSDDQREGLERIRDVMEEWGGTGVQQALDEAVYGLLDHFTAFPVQNESKWTDGTGTVLPDAFLLPEGSTPKDLAYAVHSDIGEGYLHAVDAREKRRISDDTELGEGDVIKIVSTN